The genomic interval GCCTCCTCGGTGACGTACCCATGATCGCAAGCCGGTGCCGCCGCCAGTACCATTTCGGGTCCGTCGATAGGCTGAGCCGCCATGGAGCACCGTCATCTGGGCCGCAGCGGCCTGCTGGTCAGCGAGATCACCTACGGCAACTGGCTCACCCACGGCGAGCTGGTGGCGAGGGAGGCGGCGCTGAGCTGCGTACGGGCCGCGCTGGACGCCGGGGTCACCACCTTCGACACCGCCGACGTCTACGCCCGGGGCGCCGCCGAGGAACTGCTCGGCGAGGCACTGCGCGGGGTACGCCGCGAATCGGTGGAGATCGCGACCAAGGTCTGCCTGCCCACCGGAGACGGCCCCAACGACCGGGGTCTGTCCCGCAAGCACGTCTTCGAGTCCTGCCACGCCTCGCTGCGCCGGCTCGGCACCGACTACGTCGACCTCTACCAGGCGCACCGCTTCGACGACCGGACGCCGCTGGCGGAGACGCTGCTCGCCTTCGACGACCTGGTCCGGCAGGGCAAGGTGCGCTATCTCGGCGTCTCCGAGTGGACGGCGGCGCAGATCCGAGCCGCCCTGGAGATCGCCGACCGACTCGGGCTGCGCAACCGGATCGTCGCCAACCAGCCGCAGTACAACATGCTCTGGCGGGTGATCGAGCCCGAGGTGGTGCCGCTCTGCGAGGCGGCGGGGATCGGCCAGATCGCCTTCCAGCCGCTCGCCCAGGGGGTGCTGACCGGCAAGTACCGGCCCGGCCAGGAGCCGCCGGAGGGCTCCCGGGCGGCCAGCGGTGGCCGGGCGCCCACCTTCATCCGCCGGGTACTCGGTGACCGGCTGCTCCGCCAGGTCCAGCAGCTGCGCCCGATCGCCGACGAGGCCGGCCTGTCGATGGCGCAGCTCGCGATCGCCTGGACCCTGCGGCGTCCCGCCGTCAGCACCGCCCTGATCGGAGCATCCCGGCCGGAGCAGGTCACCGAGAACGCGGCGGCGGCCGGGGTACGCCTCGACGACACCCTGATGCGCCGGATCGACGAGACACTGGGCGACCTGGTCGAGACCGACGCCGGCAAGACCGCCCAGATGATGGCGGTCAAGCCCGACTGGGCCGCCCCGGCACCCGCCGTCGGATGACCGGGGCGCGGACGGTCAGCAGACGAGTTCGCGGACCGTCCGGGTCACCGTGCTGAAGCCGGCGGCGGCCAGGAAGGCGAGGTAGTCGCCCTGGTCGGCGTCGGCGTAGTCGAGCAGCCGGGTCACCTCGCCCAGCCGGAGCCACGCGGCGGCCTGGCCGAGCAACCAGCCGCCCACCCCCTGCCGCCGGTGCGACTCGGCGACCCACAGCTCCCCGACGTCCGCCCAGCCGCCGAGCCGGGACATCCGGGCGCCGGTGTCCAGGTTGGTGTCCACCTCGACGAAGCCGAGCACGGCCTCGTCGCGTACCGCCGAGATGCGGGTGCCGTTGCCGCCGACGGTTCGGCGCGGGGCCAGCCCCGGCAGTGGCGGGGGACCGGGGCGCAGCAGGTCGGCGACGTCGGCCACCAGCACGATCTCGGTACGCCCCTCGGCGCGGAACCCGGCCCGCCGGTAGATCGCGGCGACGTGCGGCCACTGCTCGGGTACGCCGTAGACGCCGGGTGCCGGCAGGGCGCCGTCGGCGTACCGGGGGCTGGCGTTCCAGCGGGCGAGCTGGGCGAGGCAGGCGGCGGCGAGCAGGTCACCGGCCTCCGAGGCGTCCGGCCGGTACGGCGCCTCCGGCCAGCAGACCAGCCAGCGGATCTCACCGGCCCCCCGGTACCGCCGTGCGACGTCCTCGTCGCGCCGGTAGCGCAGCAGCAGCGCCGCCGCCACGATCCGGCCCCGCTGCTCGGCGACCAGCGCCACCCGCTCGGCCACCCAGGGGTCGACGACGAACTCGCCGGGCTCGCGTTCGAGTTGGCTGAGCAGCCCCTGCACCGAGACGGAGACGTTGGGGAGCACGGCACCGATGTGCGCGTTGACCAGGGTGGTCACCTGTTCCCGGTCGGAGCGGGCGAACCGGCGCACCGAAATGGACGACATCTGCGGACCTCCACGCGTGGACACGACGCGAACTGGGAGACTCCGCCACCGGTGCGGTACGCCGACCAGGATATCAAGCCTGGGCCGGCGCAGCCGTCGGTCTCGGGCACACCGGGATCCTAGGTGGACTCGCCGACACCGGTCCGGTCGAAGACCCGCCGGAACGCGGTTCGGGTCGGCTCGCCGCGCCCCCGGTCGAGTACGGCGAAGACCACCCGCTCGAACCACGGGCTCTCCCGCAGCGCCTCGGCGAAGGCCGTCGCCACGGTCGCCGGGTCGTTGCCGAAGACGCCGCAACCCCACGCGCCGAGGACGAGCTGCCGGTGCCCGTGACCGGCGGCCACCGCGAGTATCCGGGCGGCGCGCCGGCGCAGCAGGGCCGGGACGTCGGCGACCCGGTCGGGCTGGTTGCGCCGCATCGCGGAGAGGTTGGGCGCCGCCGAGGTCAGGAACGAGACCGGGTACGGCGCCGCCAGCGGGACGCCCGCGTCGTCCCGGAACACGGGTACCTGCGGCGAGTAGACGACCCGGTCGCTGTAGCCGAGGTCCGGGTCGGCCCGGTGCGCGAGGTAGAAGTCCCAGGCGGCCCGGAGACACGGGTAGAGCGCCGAGGCGCGGGCGATGCTCTCCTCCTGGGCCTGGGCGCCGTTGAGGAAGCCGCCGCCGGGATTGCGGGCCGAGGCGAAGACCAGGCAGGCCCGGTCGCCGTCGAGCCGGCGGCACGCCGCCAGGCTGGACTCCCCGGTCACCTCGATCGCGGGCGGCTCGGGCAGCGGCTCCGGCGTGCGCAGCGGTGCGTCGGGCAGCAGCAGCCGGGTGCCGGCGACCGCCCGGGCCACCTCGGCGGCGATGGCCACCTGCCCGCCCTGGCCGGTCCGGTAGGACCCCCGGTCCAGCGCCGCCACCGTCTCCTGGGCGATCGCCCTCAGCCGCCTGCTCACCCTGCCATCCTGCTCGATCGTCGACACCGTCACGACCGGGTTTCGCCGGGCCGGAACCGGGGGTACGGCGGGCGGACCCGCCCGCCGTACCCCCGCCGGTCGGTCAGGGCTGGGCGCGCGGCCCCTCCGGGTCGAGACTGTCGATGAACTCGTGCGGGTGGTCCGCCTCGACGCTGGTCCGGGCGGCCTTCGCCTCCGCCGTCATCTGCGCCGCGACCCGGTCGGTCGGCACGCCCGCCTGCCGGGCGCCGTCGACCACCTCGCCGTACGCCTGGTCGGCGTAGGCGTGCGCGGCGGCGTACTCGTGGCCGGCCAGCGCCGCCTTGGCCCGGCCGAGCAGCCGGTCCGCCGCCGCCAACTCGTCCTGGGCCCGGTGCGCACGGGGCGAGTCGAGGACGTCCGCGGCGAGCCGGTTGGCCGCCTCGTTGTACGCCGCCGTCAGGAACCGGTCGCTGTTGTCGTGGTCGAACTGGCTGAAGTCCCAGTTGAGGTCGATGTAGCTCATCATCGAGTTGGTCTGGTCGCCCGCGCCGACGAAATAGAACTCGTCGGCCGGACCGTAGTCCACTCCGGACGCGCTGTCGTACCCGTCGTGCGGGTGGCTCATCCCGAGATGGTGGCCCACCTCGTGGATGAGTGTGGTGGTCAGCCCGTACCCGGACTCCACGATCTCCGGCGAGATGAACCCGAAGACGTACGTCTGGGTGCCGTCGACGTAGTTGTCGTCGGCGAAGCCGAGGGCCGGGGTGATGGTGCCCTCCGGTACCGCGTAGCTGAACATCGGCAGCTCGTAGTCGACCCGGCCCTGGTCGTCCTGGGTACGGGCCAGCTCCTTGCGGTTCTGGAGATAGAAGTTGGCGAAGCCGGGGAAGCCGGTCTCCGGATAGCAGGAGACGTCCTCCTCGACCGCCAGCCGGTAGCAGCGCTCGGCCTCACCGGTGAACGGGAGGTCCTGGCTGTCGTGGTCGAGCCTGTTGCGCCAGCGCAGCTCGCGCAGCTCGGCGAGGAGCAGGTCCGGCTTGACGTAGGTCTTCGAGGCGTCCACGCCCGGCCAGCCCTCGTAGACGTTGCTGTCCAGGTTGATCGAGCGCGGCGGCTGCGCCGTGGGCAGCTCCGCCGGGTAGAGCGGCGAGCTGGTGAAGAGCAGGTTCAGTGCGACGTACCGGGTGATCAGGCCGAGGTCACCGGCGAGCCGGTCGGGTGCCCGGTAGCCACCGGCGGTGTATTCCCAGGTCGGCGGCATCCGGTAGTCCTCGACGCCGTTGCCGTCGAGGTCCCGCTCGTCGACGTTCCAGTTGGAGGTCCAGGACTCCGGGCCGGCCGACAGGTCGTGGAACCAGACCCGACGGGTGGAGCCGAGCCCGTCCTCCTCGTCCCGCGCCGTGGTACCGCCCCAGGCGATGATCTTGCGACTCTCGCGTTCGACGCCGAAGTTGTATCCGGTGTCCGGGTCCGGCTCGTTGGTCTTGGTGTAGACGTGGAACCGGAAGTCGGACCGCCCGTACCAGTTGATCAGGAAGACGGTGTTCCGTCGGGTGTCCACTCCGGACGGGGGATGTTTGGCCAGCCACCGCTCGACGCTCGGCGCGTCGATGTGGTGGTTGCCGGTGATGTCGAGGACGTTGCGCTGCTGCGCGTTGTACTCCGACTGGAGCGCGGTCAACGGGGCCGGCCGGGCCAGCCGCTTCAGCTCGCCGAAGAACCGGTCCTCGTACCGCCGGTCGGCGTAGCTGATCCGGTAGTCGTATGTGTAGTGCAGGCCCAGCTTCTCCCGGACGTCGTACATCAGCCGGGACCGGACCACCGGTTCGTAGCCGCGCGGCAGTTCCGCCTGGTACGCCGAGCGGGGCACCTGGTCCGGCTCGTAGCCGACGAAGACCACGTTGACCGGTACCCGTTCGGTCAGCCGTGGCTGGCCGCCCGGGTCGAGGTGCGGGTAACGGGCCGTCGCGGCCTGGCTCGCCGGTGCCAGCGACAGCGACAGCACGGTGAGCACCGCCGTGGCGGCCGCCACGGCGATGGTGCGTCTGGTTCTCATTCGGTGACCTTCCGCCGTCCGAGGGGTCGACGCTCGTCGTGGAACTTGCGTCGTCCGAGCGTACGTCCCCTGTGGATGTCAGGCCATCCGTCGGCATCAGTTTCTGCCGACCCGGCGCGGGGCTACTCGGCGGGGTCCCGGCCGGCGCCGTCCTCCCGGGTCAGCTCGGCGAGGTCCTCGGCGCCGAGGCGCAGGTCGACGGTCGCCTCGCCGGACGGCATGCCGGTGGCATCCCGGAGCGGGTCGACCCTGGTCGCGATCACCAGCCCCGCCGGGTACGGCGGCAGCGCCTCTCGGATCAGTTCGGACTGCGCGGTGCGAGCATCGCCGCGACCGGCGTCTTCGCGAAGTCGGTGCTGCTGTCGTAGTCGGTGCTCCGGCTGACGTCGGCCCAGGCGGTGGCCTCCCGGGAGCGGAACCGGGCCGACTCCTCGGCCAGCCGCAGCGCGTCGGAGCCGAGCAGCAGCCGCAGCGGCGGTACGGCGAGCCCGACGAGGTCGGCGATCACCCGGGCGGCCCGTTCCGGGTCGCCGGCCTGCTGACCGTCCATGTCGCGGCGCAGCGCGTGCAGCCGCCCGACGGTCTGCTGGTAGTCCTCGCCCACCTCGGCCATCCGCATCGACGCACCGCCCCAGTCGGTACGGAAGGCGCCGGGCTCGACGATGGTGACCCGGATGCCGAAGGGCCTGACCTCGTTGTAGAGCACCTCGGAGAAGCCCTCCACGGCGAACTTGGCGGCCTGGTAGGCGCCGAGCCCCGGCGTCCCGCCGACCCGTCCGCCGACGGAGGAGAACTGGAGGAAGTGCCCGGAGCGGCGCGCCCGCAGCACCGGCAGGGCCGCCCGGGTGACGTTGACGACGCCGAAGAGGTTCGTCTCGACCTGTGCCCGGAAGTCCTCCTCGGCCATCTCCTCGATCGGCGCGCTGTTGGCGTACCCGGCGTTGTTGGCAACCACGTCCAGGCCGCCGAAGGTCTCCACGGCGGTCCGTACCGCCGCCCGGGCGGCCTCCGGGTCGGTGACGTCGAGGGCGTACGGCCGCACCTGGTCGCCGTACCGGCTGACGAAGTCGTCGAGCTGCTCGGGCTGCCGGGCGGTGGCGAGGAGGTTGTCACCCCGGTCCAGCACCTCCTGGCTGAGCGCCCGGCCCAGGCCCCGGGAACTCCCGGTGATCAGCCACGTCTTGGCCATGCTCTCGATTCCCTTCGGCGCGGGTCGTCGGGTGGGACCGGGTCGGCTCCTCCGTGCTCGACTCTGCTACGCCCGCCGCCGCAGGGGCCGGAAAGCCGCCCGCCGCCACCCGTCCGGCTGAACCCGCCCACCCGGCCGGGGCTTCCCGGGCGACCGGCGCCCCGCGTCGCCGGTCGCCCGGAGTGCGTCCGCCGCCGGTGGTCCGGAGCCGCACGCCTCGGCCGTCGCCGGTTCACCAGGCCCACGCCTCCGGGCCCGGCCCGCCGGAGCCGACCGGTGGAAACAGCTCGTCGAGTCGGGTCAGGGTGCCGGGGTCGAGCGTGGTCCGCACCGCGCGCACCGCCAGGTCGAGCTGGTCGGCCGACCTGGGGCCGACGATCGGCGCGGTGACGCCGGGACGGGACAGCAGCCAGGCCAGCGCGACGGTGGTCGGCTCCTCGCCCAGCTCGGCGCAGAGCTTCTCGTACCCGGTCAGGGCCGCCCGGTGCGGCTCCACCCGCTCGGCGGCGTGCAGCACGCTCCGGCCGGGAACCCCGTCCCGGATCTTGCGGATCGCTCCGGAGAGCGCGCCGAAGTGCAGCGGGGAGTAGGGCAGGATCCCGATGCCGAGGTCGATCGCCGCCGGCACCACCTCCAGCTCCACGAACCGGGTGAGCAGGTTGTACCTGCACTGCTCGGAGACGAGGCCGAGGAAGTGGCGCCGGTCGGCGGCGGCCTGGGCCCGGGCCAGGTGCCAGCCGGCGAAGTTGGACGAGCCGACGTACCGGATCTTGCCCTGCATCACCAGGGTCTCCATCGCCTGCCAGATCTCCTCCCACGGCGTCTCCCGCTGCACGTGGTGCATCTGGTAGAGATCGATCCAGTCGGTGCCGAGCCGGCGCAGCGAGGCGTCGCAGGCGGCGACGATGTGCCGGGCGGAGAGACCGCCGTCGTTGGGCCAGTCGCTCATCGGGGCGTAGACCTTGGTGGCGAGGACGATCCGGTCCCGCCGGCCGGTTTGGCCGAACCACCGCCCGATGAACCGCTCGGTCAGGCCGTCGCCGTCCTCCCGGCCGTACATGTCGGCGGTGTCGACGAAGTTGATCCCCTCGTCGTACGCCCGGTCCAGGACGAGGTGGCTCTGCTCCTCGTCGAGCTGCCAGCCGAAGTTCATCGTGCCGAGGCAGACCCGGCTGACGGTCAGGCCGGTCCGGCCGAGGTGGGTGTATTCCATGCCGGGGACGGTACGTCCGGGTTCCGGCTGGTCGGGAGCCGTTCGAGCGTGCTCGAATGGCAGCATGCTGCGGATCGAGTTCGCCCCGGCCGACCTGGCCCGGCTCAGGTTCGCGCACTCGCCGATGGTCGAGGTGCTGACCAGCCTCTTCGTGCTGGACCGGCCGGCCAGGTTCTGGATGTACGCCGGCTGGCGGCAGAGCGTCCTGCCGGCGCTCGCCGACGCTTCGCTGGGTACCCTCCGGGCGCTGGCCGCCGCACCGACCTGCCAGGTGCCGGACTTCCTCACCCCGGTGCCGGCCACCGCCCGGCCGACGCTGGACGAGGAACTGCGGGTGATCGCCGGCACGGCGCTGGACGTGGTCGCCGCCGAGGTGCACCGGACCTGGGCCGGGCACCCGGCGCCGCCGGAGATCGTCCGGTTCGGCACCGACCCGGCCGGCGGCCTGGCCGAGCTGGTCCGGGAGATCCGGCGGTACTTCGGGCTGGCGATCGCGCCGGTCTGGCCCCGGCTGCGGGCGGCCGCCGAGGGTGAGATCGCGCACCGGGCGCTGACCGCCGCCGAGCGCGGCCCCCGGGCGCTGCTGCGCGGCCTGCACCCGGAACTGGACTGGGACGGTACGGCGCTGCTGCTCGGTTCGGCCAAGGAGCGGCGGTGGGGCCTGGACGGGCACTCGCTGACCCTGCTGCCGGCCGGGTTCGCCGGCCCGATGCTCTACCCGGTCACCGACACGCCCACCGGCCGGGCGCTCTGGTATCCGCCCCGGGGGTACGGGCGGCTCTGGGCGGCGCCGGTACCGGCCGGACCGGGGGTGTCGGCCGAGCCGCCTCCGCCAGCCGAGCCCCCTCCGCCGGCCCTGGCCGCGCTGCTCGGCCCGACCCGGGCGGCGGTGCTGACCCTGCTGGCGGTGCCGCACAGCACCGGCGAGGTGGCCGACGCCCTGCGGCTGGCCCCGGCGACCGCCTCGCACCACCTGACCACGCTGCGGGACGCCGGTCTGGTGGTCGGCGAGCGGGTCGGCCGGCGGCTGCGCTACCTGCGTACCGGGCTGGGGGAGCAGCTCGGCGGTGCGGCCGGTACACGCCCGGCGGGACGGGCCTAGCGGAGCGGAGTGCCCTGTCCGTCGCCCGCCCGGGAGTACGGGGGCGGCGGGTTCGAGGAGTTCGTCGCCGGCCCCGGTCAGCCGAGGGTCGCCGTGGCGAGGGCGCCCGGCTCGGGTCCGGCCTCGGCGACCACCCCGCCGTCCGGAGCCCAGATCCTCGACCGTCCGGCGGCGTCGGTGTAACCGCCGCCGGTACGGCCGGCGAAGCTGGCGATCGCCACCCAGACCCGGTGGGCGGCGGCGACCCGGCGGGCCCGCTCCTGCTGCACGTGCCACTGCGCCGCCGAGTCCAGCGCGCCCGCGACGTACGCGTCGATGCCGAGCGCGGCGGTGTCGGCCGCGTGCCGGGGTACCCCGGTGTCCTTGCAGACCGCGAGCCCGAGCCGCCAGCCGGCCACCTCGACCACCGCCGGTGCCTCACCGGGAGCGAAATGCTCCGGCTCGGCCCCGCCCAGCCACATCTTCCGGTACGCCACCCGGGCGCCGTCGCCGTCGACGGCGAGGACGCCGATCTGCGGCCGTCCTCCCGGCCGGCCCGGCACCGGGGCACCGACCAGGGCCACCGCGCCGGTCTCCGCGCAGGCCGCCACGATCGGGGCGAGCCGGGGGTCGTCGGCGTCGACCGGCGCGGCGTCGAACTCGTACCCGGTGAGCGACATCTCGGGAAAGACCACCACCCGGGTCCGGGCGGCCCGGACCGCCTCGGCGTGGGCATCGGCGTTCGCCGGCACGTCGTACGCCAGGCAGCCCGGCTGGGCGACGGCGATGGTCAGCGGCTCTCGCACGCGCCCGATCGTAATCCGGAGCGCGGCACGCCGTCCGGGCCGGAGGTGGTGGGTCCGGGCCGGAGGTGGTGGGACCGTCCGGCCCGGACGACGCCGCCGGTCAGACCAGAGTGGACCTCGGCGTCCCGGTCGCGGCCCGGGTGGCCGGCTCGGGGCGTTCGAGGGCGACCCGGGGCAGCCAGCGGCCGAGCCAGGACGGCAGCCACCAGGCGCGGGCGCCGAAGAGCTGCATCACCGCGGGCAGGATCAGGCAGCGGATGACGAAGCCGTCCACGAAGATCGCGACCGCCAGGCCGAGCCCGAACTGTTGCAGCATCCGGCCCGGGTCGAAGAGGAAGGCGCTGAAGACCACGATCATGATGGCGGCGGCGGCCGTCACCACCCGCCCGGTGGTGGCCAGACCCTCCCGGATCGCGCCGGAGGCGTCGCGGTGCCGCTCCCAGTGTTCGTGCATCCGGGACACCAGGAAGACCTCGTAGTCCATCGAGAGCCCGAAGACGATCGCGAAGATCAGTACGGGTACGAACGCCTCGACGGGACCGGGCTGGACGCCCAGGTTGCCGTACTGGAACACGTAGGTGATCACGCCGAGCGCGCTGGCCACGCTGAGCAGGTTGAGCAGCGCCGCCTTGACCGGGATGAGCAGGGAACGGAAGACGAGTACCAGCAGCAGCGCCGACAGCCCCACCACCACGACCACGAAGAGCGGGAGCCGGTCGGAGACCGCGTCGGCGAAGTCGACCGCCGCCGCCGTACCGCCGCCGATCGACACCTGCACGCCGGTGTTCCGCTCCACCGGCGGCAGCACCTCGGTGCGGAGCCGCTCCACCAGGTCCATCGTGGCCGCGTCCTGCGGGGCGGAGGTGGGGAAGAGCAGCAGCGTGTGCAGTTGCCCGTCGGGTGCCGGGAACGGCGGGGTGACCGTCGCGACCCCGGCCGCCCCGGCCAGGGCGCTGCCCACCTCGGTCGCCGCCGGCTGGCCGCCCTCGACCACCACCACCAGTGGACCGTTCTGCCCCGGGCCGAACCCGGTCGAGATCAGGTCGTACGCCTGCCGGCTGGTCGAGGTCGGCGCGTCGCTGCCGGCGTCGGCGAAGCCCAGCCGCATGTCCAGGGCGGGTACCGCGAGCAGCACCAGCAGCGCTGTGGGGAGCAGCAGGGCCAGCCAGGGGCGGCGCTGCACGAACCCGGACCAGCGCCGCCACCCCGTGCCCTCGGCCCGCTTGGCCCGCTCGGCGCGGCGCCGGACGGCGCGCTCGACGCGGCCGCCGACGATCCCCAGCAGCGCCGGGAGCAGGGTCAGCGAGGCGAGCATGGTGACCAGCACCGTCAGCGCCACCGCCACGGCCACGCCCTGGAGCGAGCCGAGGCCGAGGACGACGAGGCCGAGCAGGGCGATCACCACGGTGCAGGCGGCGAAGAAGACGGTACGGCCGGCGCTGTCCAGGGCGATCCGGGTGGCGGTGGCCCGGTCGGCGCCGCCCAGCAGCTCGGACCGGAAGCGGGAGAAGACCAGCAGCGCGTAGTCGATGCCGACGCCGAGCCCGACCAGCGCCATCAGCGGGGCGGTGTAGTCGGCGATCGTCGCGACGTGCGAGGCGAGTACGACCAGGCTGAGGGTGCTGCCCACCGCGAAGATCGCGATCCCGATCGGCAGCGCGGCGGCGAGCAGGGAACCGAAGAGGATCACCAGGATGACCAGGGCCGCCAGCAGGCCGGCGCCCTCCGCCGCGCCACCCTCGGACTCCTGGGCGGCCCGGACCGGGTCACCGGCCAACTCCACCCGCAGCCCGTCCCCGGCTGCCGCCTGGGCGGTCTCGATGACGGCCCGTACGTCCTGCGCCGGTACCTCCTCGCTGGGTCTGTCCAGGGTGACCGTGGCGTACCCGATGGTGCCGTCGGCGGAGACCGCCTGCGGGGCGTCGTACGGGCTGGTCAGCTCGGCCACCGAGGCCATCGCGCGTACCTGGCCGAGCATCGGCTCGACGCGTTGCCGGACCTCGGCGGTGCCGATGCCGCCGGGGTGGTGCAGGACGATCTGGAGGCTGCCCGCCGTCTGCCGTGAACCGTGTTCCCGGAGCGTGTCGGTGGCGGCCTGTGACTCGGTGCCGGGCAGCGAGTGGTCGTTGTGGTAGTCCGCGCCGACCGCCTGGGCCGCCACGGCGAGGCCGACCAGCACGACGACCCAGCTCAGCAGGGCGGCCCAGCGCCGCCGGTACGCCCAGCCGGCCACCCGGGCGAAGAAGCCGGCCCTGGCCGCCCCGGCCCGGCCCGACCGGTCCGGCGGTGCCTTGCCGTCGGGCCGCTCGGCCGGAGTTGATTCGGTGTGCATTGTCCGCTCTCCTCGCGTTCTCGGGTCCGCCCGCTGCTCGCTCCGCGCACCGCTCGTCGATGGGTTAGCAATCTACATGTAGCATAACTACATAAGCGGCGACGGCTCGCCGGGGCGCGGAGCGGCGCAGGGGTGGCGTGCGAGAGACGACGGGAGCGGTGCGGGTGTCCAAGCTGGACAGCGAGGGTTCTGCCCTAGGGGCGGGGTCTCAGCGGCAGCGCGGGATCAGCGGCAGGGGGTCAGTGGCGGGGCGGGATCGATGGCAGTGCGGGATCAGCGGGAGGTCGCCGCGCGGGCCGTCGCGAGGCAGCGTGCCCCGTTGCGGGCCACCAGGAGCATCGGCAGGATCAGCACGACCACGGCGATCGGCAACCGGACCAGACCCATCGGTCCGGTGATCGGGCTGACGAGCGCGAGCATCAGGCCGATCGTGCTGAAGGTGCCCGCCACGGCGAAGGCGAAGATGCCGGTGAGCCGGATGTGCCGGGGGTTGGTGCCGAGTCGACGTACCCCGGTGCCGGAGGCCCAGACGGCGAGCAGCGCGACCACCACGGCCAGCATCCCCAGCCAGCTCACCAGCACGTCGAGCACGCCGGCCAGCCCGGGCATCGGGTCGGGTTCGGCCGCCTGCCAGGCGACCAGGTGCCAGATCGGCGGCTGCGCGACGAGAATGCCGAAGGCCAGCAGCGCCGTTCGCCGGCCCTGGGCGAGCGCGAGTTCGGCCTGGTATCCGGGGGCGATCCGGGAGACCTCACCGAAGTCGTGCACCGCGCGGCGGGCCGCCGCCTCGGGTGGCAGACCGAGCTCCGCGTACGCCTCGGTCGCGTCCACCAGACTGTCCCGGGCCTCCCGGAGCAGGCCGCTCTTGACCCGCCGTGGCCCTCGCAGGGCACGGTCGAGTTCGGCGAGGTATCCGTCTATCGGGGCGGCCACGGCTCACTTTCGCTGGGTACCGGTGCCCCAGTATGCCCGGCTCGACCGGCCGGGTGGAACGCAGCCGACCCCGAGATTCCCCTGAACAGCAGCCCCTGACCGGACGTCCTCCTGGTCGGGGTCGAGTGCGGTGAGGTGTCGCCGACACCGGGACCGTGCGAGACGATGGCTGGGTGAGACGTGTCGCGGCTCGGTCGAAGGTGACCCTGGAGGACGTGCGCGATCGACCGCCGGACCGGATACTCGCGGGCCGCCCGCGAGTTCGGCCTGGCGGACATCGGCGACGTCGGCCAGTTCCGCCGCGAGGACGCCTACCGGGCCGCGCA from Plantactinospora sp. BC1 carries:
- a CDS encoding MMPL family transporter; protein product: MHTESTPAERPDGKAPPDRSGRAGAARAGFFARVAGWAYRRRWAALLSWVVVLVGLAVAAQAVGADYHNDHSLPGTESQAATDTLREHGSRQTAGSLQIVLHHPGGIGTAEVRQRVEPMLGQVRAMASVAELTSPYDAPQAVSADGTIGYATVTLDRPSEEVPAQDVRAVIETAQAAAGDGLRVELAGDPVRAAQESEGGAAEGAGLLAALVILVILFGSLLAAALPIGIAIFAVGSTLSLVVLASHVATIADYTAPLMALVGLGVGIDYALLVFSRFRSELLGGADRATATRIALDSAGRTVFFAACTVVIALLGLVVLGLGSLQGVAVAVALTVLVTMLASLTLLPALLGIVGGRVERAVRRRAERAKRAEGTGWRRWSGFVQRRPWLALLLPTALLVLLAVPALDMRLGFADAGSDAPTSTSRQAYDLISTGFGPGQNGPLVVVVEGGQPAATEVGSALAGAAGVATVTPPFPAPDGQLHTLLLFPTSAPQDAATMDLVERLRTEVLPPVERNTGVQVSIGGGTAAAVDFADAVSDRLPLFVVVVVGLSALLLVLVFRSLLIPVKAALLNLLSVASALGVITYVFQYGNLGVQPGPVEAFVPVLIFAIVFGLSMDYEVFLVSRMHEHWERHRDASGAIREGLATTGRVVTAAAAIMIVVFSAFLFDPGRMLQQFGLGLAVAIFVDGFVIRCLILPAVMQLFGARAWWLPSWLGRWLPRVALERPEPATRAATGTPRSTLV
- a CDS encoding permease prefix domain 1-containing protein encodes the protein MAAPIDGYLAELDRALRGPRRVKSGLLREARDSLVDATEAYAELGLPPEAAARRAVHDFGEVSRIAPGYQAELALAQGRRTALLAFGILVAQPPIWHLVAWQAAEPDPMPGLAGVLDVLVSWLGMLAVVVALLAVWASGTGVRRLGTNPRHIRLTGIFAFAVAGTFSTIGLMLALVSPITGPMGLVRLPIAVVVLILPMLLVARNGARCLATARAATSR